In Aegilops tauschii subsp. strangulata cultivar AL8/78 chromosome 3, Aet v6.0, whole genome shotgun sequence, one genomic interval encodes:
- the LOC141042636 gene encoding uncharacterized protein, translated as MASVSTFIAMSLVMLAAMSSGLLVAYANTEFISRTCNKTNNPALCIAVLTTKPQSAHASTEHDLARIALELTIDTAKHNVKVINDLDKKKQSKPEAFALAICLKAYTEATSALEIYAS; from the coding sequence ATGGCGAGTGTTTCAACCTTTATAGCTATGTCTCTCGTCATGCTCGCCGCCATGTCCTCTGGCCTCCTTGTTGCCTATGCTAACACCGAATTCATCTCCCGCACATGCAACAAGACCAACAACCCCGCATTGTGCATTGCCGTGCTTACCACAAAGCCACAAAGCGCCCATGCCTCCACCGAACACGACCTCGCCAGAATCGCATTGGAGCTCACCATTGACACCGCCAAACACAACGTCAAGGTCATCAATGACCTAGACAAGAAAAAACAGAGCAAGCCGGAGGCATTTGCACTGGCCATCTGCCTTAAGGCTTACACTGAAGCCACTAGTGCCCTTGAGATTTATGCATCTTGA